cattggataaacaaatggatggaaatggaatagtgtaggttgatgggcttcagattggttccacaggtttgTGTAACATCTGTGGAagtctttcccacagagggctgtcaaggctgggtcattaaagcAGATTTAAGGCAGAGACAGTCAGAGCTTTTAACCAGGAAGGGGGGTTCAAAGATcttgggggaaaaggcaggaaagtggagttgaggatgatcaggtcGCCGTGGAATGGTGAAAcatactcgatgggccgaatggcctacttctgttcttccACCTCTTTAGCCTTATTGTGGCAGTTCAGTAACAGCCTGTTGTGGAGGtgacagtgaacagagcagatcTTCAGGAAGGACATGGAGGGAGATTGATAAGAACAGGATGAGGGGTGAGGGGCCCCAGGGAATGTGGAGAGACGGGAGAAGCTGGGGTTACCTTCCTCAGAGCAGAGAGGGTTCGGCAGGGATTTAATGAAAAATATCAGGGGAATGTTATGAATTATGAATTGGACAGCTCTGTCAAAGAGCCAGTATACACacgatgggacaaatggcctccctGTGCACTAACCTGTGGACTGTGCAGAGAGTGGGATTAGGAGGAAGGACGCACCTTAAAGAGCCTCAGGGAGTGGTCCTCATTCATATTGACGTTCATCATCTTCAACAGAAGCCGCACCTCCTTAAAGTTCATGCACCCGTCTTTATCCTTATCGGCTTTCTGGAACCAATCACTGATCCACGTCAGAGAGTTAGGGAAACGAAACACAGAGCCTTCTGCAACATACTGACTacacggggttaggtacagagtaaagctccctctacactgtccccatcagacactcccagtacagggacagcacggggttagatacagagtaaagctccctctacactgtccccatcaaacactcccaggacagggacagcacggagttagatatagagtaaagctctctctacactgtccccatcaaatactcccagggacagggacagcacgaggttagatacagggtaaagctccctctacactgtccccatcagacACTCCCGGCTCAGGGACCGCatgggtttagatacagagtaaagcttcctctacactgcccccatcaGACACTCTCagtacagggacagcatggggttagatacagaataaagctccctctacactgttccccatcagacactcccagtatacagggacaacacggggttagatacagagtaaagctccctctacactgtccccatactcccaggacagggacagcatggagttagatatagagtaaagctccctctacactgcccccatcagacactcccaggacagggacagcacggggttagatacagagtaaagctccctctacactgtccccatcaaaccctcccaggacagggacagtacggggttggatacagagtaaagctccctctacactgtccccatcaaaccctcccaggacagggacagcacggggttagagccCGTGTATCTAGCTGGGTTTGTGCTGATACTGTGTCCTGTGTGGTTCCTACTGAAAATGTTCAATGGGAACATCGAAACCTTCATCTCTGACACCCCACTCCCCAAACTTCACCACTCGCCTCCCCGGACGATGCTCATTTATAACAAGCTGGTTTTATTGAAGAAGGATATTGGTCGAGTTTCTCCTTCTGGTCCATGTTTTTGACATTCTCGATGAGTTTGCGGATTCCCTGGATCCAGTGATCCGCCTCCTGGGCAGAGTCAGCCACTAGATCCAGGTTTGCTCGTCTTCCCCGGAAAACCACGGTGAAACAGCGGTCAGCTGTGAACTCATCAGCAATACTCTGCAGGATCTCGGACTGGTGACCCTCACGCACGGCCTCAATGTCACTGATCGAGACTGGGAAGGGGGGAGAGGGAATAGAGAGAAATTACTCCATCACTCAACAATGTCCAGCTCAGAGTCAACCCACTCAGAGAAACCCAGGGAGTTCACACCCTGACTCATACAGACATTATCGACTGCCCCATATCCCAGTCACAGACACGATACTGGGCTATCTCCCCTCCCTCATTGTCTCACCCTCATTGTCTCCcctccctcactgtctccctctcaCAGTCTCCTCTTCCCTCACTGTCTCCCCCCTCACAGTCTCCCCACCCTCACTGTCTCCCCCCCCTCACNNNNNNNNNNNNNNNNNNNNNNNNNNNNNNNNNNNNNNNNNNNNNNNNNNNNNNNNNNNNNNNNNNNNNNNNNNNNNNNNNNNNNNNNNNNNNNNNNNNNNNNNNNNNNNNNNNNNNNNNNNNNNNNNNNNNNNNNNNNNNNNNNNNNNNNNNNNNNNNNNNNNNNNNNNNNNNNNNNNNNNNNNNNNNNNNNNNNNNNNNNNNNNNNNNNNNNNNNNNNNNNNNNNNNNNNNNNNNNNNNNNNNNNNNNNNNNNNNNNNNNNNNNNNNNNNNNNNNNNNNNNNNNNNNNNNNNNNNNNNNNNNNNNNNNNNNNNNNNNNNNNNNNNNNNNNNNNNNNNNNNNNNNNNNNNNNNNNNNNNNNNNNNNNNNNNNNNNNNNNNNNNNNNNNNNNNNNNNNNNNNNNNNNNNNNNNNNNNNNNNNNNNNNNNNNNNNNNNNNNNNNNNNNNNNNNNNNNNNNNNNNNNNNNNNNNNNNNNNNNNNNNNNNNNNNNNNNNNNNNNNNNNNNNNNNNNNNNNNNNNNNNNNNNNNNNNNNNNNNNNNNNNNNNNNNNNNNNNNNNNNNNNNNNNNNNNNNNNNNNNNNNNNNNNNNNNNNNNNNNNNNNNNNNNNNNNNNNNNNNNNNNNNNNNNNNNNNNNNNNNNNNNNNNNNNNNNNNNNNNNNNNNNNNNNNNNNNNNNNNNNNNNNNNNNNNNNNNNNNNNNNNNNNNNNNNNNNNNNNNNNNNNNNNNNNNNNNNNNNNNNNNNNNNNNNNNNNNNNNNNNNNNNNNNNNNNNNNNNNNNNNNNNNNNNNNNNNNNNNNNNNNNNNNNNNNNNNNNNNNNNNNNNNNNNNNNNNNNNNNNNNNNNNNNNNNNNNNNNNNNNNNNNNNNNNNNNNNNNNNNNNNNNNNNNNNNNNNNNNNNNNNNNNNNNNNNNNNNNNNNNNNNNNNNNNNNNNNNNNNNNNNNNNNNNNNNNNNNNNNNNNNNNNNNNNNNNNNNNNNNNNNNNNNNNNNNNNNNNNNNNNNNNNNNNNNNNNNNNNNNNNNNNNNNNNNNNNNNNNNNNNNNNNNNNNNNNNNNNNNNNNNNNNNNNNNNNNNNNNNNNNNNNNNNNNNNNNNNNNNNNNNNNNNNNNNNNNNNNNNNNNNNNNNNNNNNNNNNNNNNNNNNNNNNNNNNNNNNNNNNNNNNNNNNNNNNNNNNNNNNNNNNNNNNNNNNNNNNNNNNNNNNNNNNNNNNNNNNNNNNNNNNNNNNNNNNNNNNNNNNNNNNNNNNNNNNNNNNNNNNNNNNNNNNNNNNNNNNNNNNNNNNNNNNNNNNNNNNNNNNNNNNNNNNNNNNNNNNNNNNNNNNNNNNNNNNNNNNNNNNNNNNNNNNNNNNNNNNNNNNNNNNNNNNNNNNNNNNNNNNNNNNNNNNNNNNNNNNNNNNNNNNNNNNNNNNNNNNNNNNNNNNNNNNNNNNNNNNNNNNNNNNNNNNNNNNNNNNNNNNNNNNNNNNNNNNNNNNNNNNNNNNNNNNNNNNNNNNNNNNNNNNNNNNNNNNNNNNNNNNNNNNNNNNNNNNNNNNNNNNNNNNNNNNNNNNNNNNNNNNNNNNNNNNNNNNNNNNNNNNNNNNNNNNNNNNNNNNNNNNNNNNNNNNNNNNNNNNNNNNNNNNNNNNNNNNNNNNNNNNNNNNNNNNNNNNNNNNNNNNNNNNNNNNNNNNNNNNNNNNNNNNNNNNNNNNNNNNNNNNNNNNNNNNNNNNNNNNNNNNNNNNNNNNNNNNNNNNNNNNNNNNNNNNNNNNNNNNNNNNNNNNNNNNNNNNNNNNNNNNNNNNNNNNNNNNNNNNNNNNNNNNNNNNNNNNNNNNNNNNNNNNNNNNNNNNNNNNNNNNNNNNNNNNNNNNNNNNNNNNNNNNNNNNNNNNNNNNNNNNNNNNNNNNNNNNNNNNNNNNNNNNNNNNNNNNNNNNNNNNNNNNNNNNNNNNNNNNNNNNNNNNNNNNNNNNNNNNNNNNNNNNNNNNNNNNNNNNNNNNNNNNNNNNNNNNNNNNNNNNNNNNNNNNNNNNNNNNNNNNNNNNNNNNNNNNNNNNNNNNNNNNNNNNNNNNNNNNNNNNNNNNNNNNNNNNNNNNNNNNNNNNNNNNNNNNNNNNNNNNNNNNNNNNNNNNNNNNNNNNNNNNNNNNNNNNNNNNNNNNNNNNNNNNNNNNNNNNNNNNNNNNNNNNNNNNNNNNNNNNNNNNNNNNNNNNNNNNNNNNNNNNNNNNNNNNNNNNNNNNNNNNNNNNNNNNNNNNNNNNNNNNNNNNNNNNNNNNNNNNNNNNNNNNNNNNNNNNNNNNNNNNNNNNNNNNNNNNNNNNNNNNNNNNGACTGAAGCgagtgggcttgtatacccttgagtttcgaagattgagaggggatctgattgagacgtataggattatgaaaggattggagactctggcagcaggaagcatgtttccgctgatgggtgagtgccgaaccagaggacccagcttaaaaatacggggtagaccatttaggacagagatggggagaaacttcttcacccagagagtggtggttgtgtggaatgctctgccccagagggcagtggaggcccagtctctggattcatttaagaaagagttggatagagctctcaaagatagtggaatcaaggttatggagataaggcaggaagaggatactgattaggaatgatcagccatgatcatattgaatggtggtgcaggctcgaagggctgaatggcctactcctgcacctattgtctattgtctattgtctattgacctttagaaactacagaaggttgtgtaccattacagaagccaacctcccatccatggactccatttacacggcctgttgctgcagaaagactaccaacatcatcaaagatccatcccaccctggtaatgctctcctctAACCTCTCCTGTCAAATAGAGGAGACAAAAGTTTGAACAAACGCACCAAcatgttcaggaacagcttcttcccttccATTACTggatggactctctaacttcaaataatgttgatcttgttaatgttgatcttgctttgcacatctcCTGTACGGTGTATCCTCACTCTGACTAAACACCTCATAATGTACATgtccttgcttgctatgatctgcctgtactgctcacaaacataTGTCAATACATCAAATCAATCCTTTTCTCTTTCCATGCCTTCCCTCCTCTCCACACactttcttcctcactctctctctatcccatctcctcctctctttctatccttgctCTCTCAGTGGGTCTCATCCTGCTCTCTCAgtgggtctcagcctggtctctcagcagctcatgGTGGTGTCTTGGCTCAGTGAGCGAGTGGATCCTCCCCGGGCATATTCCCAAGACACTGGAGGAGATTGGAGAGGCGGCAGGTTCAGCAACAGCGATGGTATCTGTGGACGGCAGCTGCTTTGAGAATAGGTAACTGAGGTCTCccagagagtgagatcaacagGGGACTCATCAAAGACAGGTGAAcattttaacttattcctttattttctttgtttaaacTGCTaaagactttaatgttaactattaccttatttctttatttttctgctattttatgaagtaatgcttaacttttaaaCTCTCATTTCTCTTATGACTTTGTACTTATGTTGTTTGAACCGAGATACCTTGATATCTAAGATGGCGCCGTGTGTGACGAcattaaacacttttcactgaacaGCTCACTCTGCTATAACGTGACAGCAGTGTTCCTCCGTGACCTCGCACTACAGAAAATCACTttacctgttcagtagaaagtttgtgttatccaaacaatctCCATAACTCGCCAATTCACGCGGACGGAACACGGGTTATAGCAGAGTgacctgtactcctgtacttgagaacACGTGACAATAGACTCTAAAATCTAAAATCTCCTTGTTTCCTCTATTTCTCCCCCCTTCTCCCTCTCCAGCACTCCCAtccctgttcctctctctcttgccCCTGTTCCCCCTCCCAGTTCCTACTTACAGGTAGATTTAGGGTTCCCGGTTTTTTTCGATTTGTACCAGATGCTCATACAGTCATCCTGCAGTTTGAAATATCGTTGCCGTTTCCAGttcctggatttgactttcctcATCAGTGAGCCCACCAGCATTAACTGGAGGTTCTCATCGACCTGGAGACCTGCAGCGAGAGAGCAGACCGAGCACAGGGTAAGGTGCCTGGGGATCAGAGACAGGTCTCGCATCGTGTCCCTTGGCCAATCCCTCTCTTCCTTCACCCCCTCTGGGACTGCCAAGCTCCTTGGGAATGTGTTGAGCAAGTTACTCCACTCACTGTCTGTTCAACACTTCATCAGTTAACCAATGGAAGTTTAGAGATATAGAGTCacaaagcacggaaacagacccttcggtccaacccgtccgtgccgaccagatatcccaacccaatctagtcccacctgccagcacccagcccatatccctccaaacccttcctattcatatacccatccaaatgcctcttaaatgctgtaattgtaccagcctccaccacaccctctggcagctcattccatacacgtaccaccctctgtgtgaaaacgttgccccttaggtcccttttatatctttcccctctcaccctaaacctatgccctctagttctggattccctgaccccagggaaaagaccttgtctattcaccctattcatgtccctcatgattttatcaacctttataaggtcacccctcagcctccaacactctagggaaaacagccccagcctgttcagtctcatGTTGACAtttaacactgaaggaatagagtataaaagtagggaggtgttGCTGTAAACATACAAGGCATTAGTGCAATCGTgtctggaggactgtgtacagtgTGGGTCCCTTTTCGTGAAGAGGGAAGTAGTGACATTGGAGACAATTCATAGGAGGTTCacgagattgattccagagatggagGGTTTATCTTATGAAAATACGTACaggaagatattattaaattggagaaagttcaTAAAacccaggatgttaccaggaatggaataataaggaggggctggataaggtgggagttttttcactgaagtggtggaggttaaggggtgacctaatggagatttataaaatcatgaggggtatagataaggtgaatagcaactCTTTTGCCTAAGGTCGGGGAATCCCAAAacaagacagcataggtttaaggtgataggagaaagatttaacagggacttgagaggcaaatatttcacacggagggtggttagTATGtgtaatgaactgccaaaggaagtggtacaGTTAtactgtttaaaaaacatttggacaggttcatgaaTAGCAGAGgtatagagggacatgggccaaacacaagaGGGACTAGGttagcttgggaaacttggtcagcatggatgagttagactgaagggtgtgtttgcatactgtatgactccatgtgattgagcaggttaggcagatactctctggagttgagaagaatgagtgaAGATCTAACTGAGGTTGAGAAGACGCTAAAGGGGGTTGACcgtagacatagagaggatgctTCCTCATGTGGAACAatctagaacgagaggtcatTGCTTTAGGATGGGGGGaagtagatttaaaacagagattgggaggaatgGTTTCTctgaaagggtcatgaatctgtggaattcactccctcagagtccggtggatgctgggacatcgagtaaatttaaggagatgaAGAGATTTTTACTGAGTAACGGGTtggagggttatggagagcaggcggGAAAGTGGAGTCGAGGCCAAGGTGAGATCATCCACcatcgtattaaatggtggagcgggcttgaggggctgaatggcctccacctgttcctagttcttatgttctcagaGAGTGAATACTAACAAGCTACTCAACCTGGAAAGCCAGCACACTTGCTATCGATATACACTTGTGTTCCACTGTGAAAGGGGTCACTCGATaaagatcaggagcaggaaccctctGTAACCCCGTGTCATTTCCTGCTGTGAGGATCCTACAGACTTTGACCAGGGGCTGTGAGGAAACTCACTCAACAACAATTACATTGAGCTGTCAGGGCATCGTCTTCAGGATACCGCTCCCTCTGCAGATACTCGACTCGAGAGGACTCGCTGCTCTCTGCTGCCTGCTCCCCCATCATAGCATTTACCTTTTCTACATTAAACCCAGCAACGGCAAAACATGGAATTCATtcacaccccacccctcccaaacaAATCGCTCAATGCTTCTGCTCAATTGAAGCTTTCAAAACATAGATGGTCTGGTCTCTGTGTGGACTGATTTCTGAGGGCATTGATTTCAATGGAGTCTAATGTCTGAGGTGACTTATTTAAATGGGGACTAATTCTGTGGGGATTGATTTCAGTTGACACAGATTTCTGCAGGGACTGATGTCTGTGGGTACTGATTTCTGAGGGGTCTGATTTCAATGGGGACTGATTTCTGAGGGGACTTATTTCTGTGGGGCACTGATTTCTGCAGGGACTGATTTCTGTGGGAAATGATGTCTGTGGAGATTGACTTCGAAGGGGGCTGATTTCAAGAGGGGTGATTTCAATGGGAACTGATTTCAGTGGGGACAGATTTCTGAGGGG
This window of the Chiloscyllium plagiosum isolate BGI_BamShark_2017 unplaced genomic scaffold, ASM401019v2 scaf_14915, whole genome shotgun sequence genome carries:
- the LOC122547116 gene encoding 1-phosphatidylinositol 4,5-bisphosphate phosphodiesterase delta-4-like, translating into MRDLSLIPRHLTLCSVCSLAAGLQVDENLQLMLVGSLMRKVKSRNWKRQRYFKLQDDCMSIWYKSKKTGNPKSTFSISDIEAVREGHQSEILQSIADEFTADRCFTVVFRGRRANLDLVADSAQEADHWIQGIRKLIENVKNMDQKEKLDQWISDWFQKADKDKDGCMNFKEVRLLLKMMNVNMNEDHSLRLFKMADRSHSGTLEGDEFVLFYKALTQRDDIRRLFNEFSKDRKKLTLLEFVDFLKYEQLEQVENLETFAMDLIARYEPSETARNLHAMTLDGFLMYLCSPDGSIFNPEHEALYQDMSQPLCHYFISSSHNTYLMEDQLCGHSSVEGYIRYEHGFTNAKAEYC